A genomic stretch from Theobroma cacao cultivar B97-61/B2 chromosome 4, Criollo_cocoa_genome_V2, whole genome shotgun sequence includes:
- the LOC18602370 gene encoding uncharacterized protein LOC18602370 yields MADQDAKQNKPLLPGQPSKGENTLRPVGRFGNINLDDELDEAKAGESLSSIHYTNENENNTEGMIRRLMEKKKQDEGNLDLGLDRYEPLWEAISLEDWKEVKKQLDSNPLALTSPITALYETVLHILVNSKEALWLVEEIIDQIDSDSLGKTDHQHDTPLSIAAYVGNAEAAMMMARKSPELLTKINHSNDSPFHAAARFGHEETFSRLLTVAQTTQMDDQSFFSGDNGATMVQYLISSNLYGLALDLLKRYPKLGRENLRQRRRILKELAKKPLGFESGCKFGFWERLIYKGISVTKEVTVPSIQAENDDCLQINIVDRDNKVNPTNSDGEPKMSSIDFFAYCRQQAYSIMGLMFPSVKRIYRTKLMNEQARQLVKSMCAGVVWTFPEASYTLKLPVLKAASLGIQEIVQEILKVYKASTMFYDDNNYNIFQLAVLHRREKVFNLVYKMGLSQKWVASYPCKDNENILHLAGRCASSRHINGAAVQMQWEMQWFTAVEKFVHPLLLEERNTEKKTPREVFDDEHKNLVKEGEKWMRDTATSCMVVDALIIAMVFAAIIAVPGNNEKGIPNFRHETLFEVFVIADAAALFSSSASLLLFVRILTSRYAEEDFIKALPKSLLLGLITLIFSIATMLVASSSALIMLIDAVPGPKVMPRKSTVIPVAILVAFPIIFFIWSQSHLLIDVLLSTYCPTILCY; encoded by the exons ATGGCTGATCAAGACGCAAAACAGAATAAGCCACTTTTACCAGGCCAACCatcaaaaggagaaaatacACTCCGACCAGTTGGCCGCTTTGGTAATATAAATCTTGACGATGAGCTAGACGAAGCGAAGGCAGGAGAGTCATTATCATCGATCCATTATACTAACGAAAATGAGAACAATACTGAAG GTATGATAAGGCGCCTAATGGAGAAAAAGAAGCAGGACGAGGGGAACCTGGATCTGGGGCTTGATCGATATGAGCCGCTTTGGGAGGCTATATCCCTTGAAGATTGGAAAGAAGTTAAAAAGCAACTGGATAGCAACCCGCTTGCTCTTACATCTCCAATAACAGCGCTTTACGAGACGGTTTTGCACATTTTGGTGAATTCGAAGGAAGCCCTTTGGCTTGTTGAGGAAATCATAGACCAAATTGACTCGGATTCGCTTGGAAAAACTGACCATCAACATGACACACCTCTAAGCATCGCGGCCTATGTGGGGAACGCTGAAGCTGCGATGATGATGGCACGCAAGAGCCCAGAATTGCTGACAAAGATTAACCACAGTAATGATTCTCCGTTTCACGCTGCCGCCAGGTTCGGGCACGAGGAAACTTTTAGCCGTCTTTTAACAGTAGCTCAAACAACTCAAATGGATGATCAGAGCTTCTTTTCCGGAGATAATGGTGCTACGATGGTTCAATATCTCATATCTTCTAATCTCTATG GTTTAGCCCTTGATCTGCTAAAGCGCTATCCAAAATTAGGTCGTGAAAATCTCAGGCAAAGGAGAAGAATTCTGAAAGAATTGGCTAAAAAGCCTCTCGGATTTGAAAGTGGATGTAAGTTTGGATTTTGGGAACGCTTGATCTATAAAG GCATTTCGGTGACAAAGGAAGTTACTGTTCCTTCCATTCAGGCCGAAAATGATGATTGCTTGCAAATTAATATTGTTGATAGAGATAATAAAGTGAATCCTACCAACAGTGATGGGGAGCCTAAGATGAGCTCAATAGATTTCTTCGCATATTGTAGACAACAAGCCTATTCCATAATGGGTTTAATGT TTCCAAGCGTCAAACGCATTTATCGAACTAAGTTGATGAATGAGCAAGCTCGTCAACTCGTCAAATCAATGTGCGCCGGAGTCGTCTGGACTTTCCCCGAAGCCTCATATACATTAAAATTGCCAGTTTTAAAAGCTGCAAGTTTGGGGATTCAAGAGATTGTTCAAGAGATTTTAAAAGTATACAAAGCTTCAACAATGTTCTATGATGATAACAACTATAATATCTTTCAGCTTGCAGTTTTACATCGCCGAGAGAAGGTTTTCAATTTGGTCTACAAAATGGGTCTATCTCAAAAATGGGTAGCCAGTTATCCATGCAAGGACAATGAAAACATACTGCATTTGGCTGGGAGGTGTGCATCTTCAAGGCATATTAACGGTGCAGCTGTGCAAATGCAGTGGGAGATGCAATGGTTCACG GCAGTGGAAAAATTTGTCCATCCATTACTGCTGGAAGAACGAAACACTGAGAAGAAAACTCCAAGAGAAGTGTTTGATGATGAACATAAGAACTTGGTGAAGGAGGGGGAGAAATGGATGAGAGACACTGCTACATCATGTATGGTTGTGGATGCACTAATCATTGCTATGGTGTTTGCAGCAATAATCGCTGTGCCAGGAAACAATGAGAAAGGAATACCAAACTTTAGGCATGAAACACTTTTCGAAGTGTTTGTCATAGCAGATGCAGCTgcacttttttcttcttctgcttCATTGTTGTTATTCGTGCGAATCTTGACTTCCCGCTACGCAGAGGAAGATTTTATTAAGGCCTTGCCGAAGAGTTTACTTTTGGGTCTTATCACCTTAATTTTTTCCATAGCAACCATGCTGGTAGCCTCTAGCTCAGCCTTGATTATGCTCATAGATGCAGTCCCTGGTCCAAAGGTGATGCCTAGGAAGTCGACCGTCATTCCGGTGGCCATATTGGTTGCTTTTCCAATTATCTTCTTTATATGGTCACAGTCTCATCTCCTCATTGACGTGCTTCTATCCACTTATTGCCCCACTATTCTTTGCTACTAA